The following proteins are co-located in the Nocardioides piscis genome:
- the ruvA gene encoding Holliday junction branch migration protein RuvA, whose protein sequence is MIAFVRGEVAALTLTSAVLEVGGIGLELMCTPNTLATLRVGANATLPTSMVVREDSLTVFGFLDDDEKQVFELVQTASGVGPKVAQAMVAVLSPDDLRAAVAGEDVKTLTRVPGIGQKGAQRIILELKDRIGAPTGPRLAGQAPRPGQPWRDQVHQGLVGLGWSAKEADKAVDAVADEAGATPDIPALLRAALRTLSRA, encoded by the coding sequence ATGATCGCCTTCGTCCGCGGCGAGGTCGCGGCGCTCACCCTCACCAGCGCGGTGCTCGAGGTCGGTGGCATCGGGCTCGAGCTGATGTGCACCCCCAACACGTTGGCGACGCTGCGAGTCGGCGCCAACGCCACCCTGCCGACGAGCATGGTCGTGCGTGAGGACTCACTGACGGTCTTCGGGTTCCTCGACGACGACGAGAAGCAGGTCTTCGAGCTCGTCCAGACCGCCTCCGGGGTCGGTCCCAAGGTGGCCCAGGCCATGGTCGCGGTGTTGTCGCCCGACGACCTGCGCGCAGCGGTCGCCGGTGAGGACGTCAAGACCCTGACCCGCGTCCCCGGCATCGGACAGAAGGGCGCCCAGCGGATCATCCTCGAGCTCAAGGACCGGATCGGCGCCCCCACGGGTCCGCGCCTGGCCGGTCAGGCGCCGAGGCCCGGTCAGCCGTGGCGCGACCAGGTCCACCAGGGCCTGGTCGGTCTCGGGTGGTCGGCCAAGGAGGCGGACAAGGCGGTCGACGCGGTCGCGGACGAGGCCGGCGCCACCCCCGACATACCAGCCCTGCTGCGGGCTGCCCTGCGCACCTTGAGCAGGGCCTGA
- the hisS gene encoding histidine--tRNA ligase, translating to MAKIAPLSGFPELLPEERVVEREVIASLSRTFELHGFANIETRVVEPLDRLAKGGEIDKEIFVLQRLAAEPGAKAELGMHFDLTVPFARYVLENAGKLDFPFRRFQIQPAWRGERPQEGRYRQFTQADIDIVGRDTLGFHHDVEVVRVMVEALGALPLPPLSFQVNNRKLIQGFYRGLGIADVTAAIRVIDKLDKLPAEAVAEQLVEQAGATPEQAEQCLQLASIRVGDTSFVDQVRALGVEDDLLDEGLRELAAVIDGCAGVVSERVTVEANLRIARGLDYYTGTVLEVFMSGYERLKSVGGGGRYDALASDGKTTYPGVGVSFGVSRTLIPLIADGVLSGSRKVPSAVLVAVTDEDGRDSSTAVATALRARDVACEVSADAAKFGKQIRAAERRGIPFVWFTQADGTHQVKDIRSGEQVEADPSSWTPPEADLRPQVLRAGQDTGSPESRTR from the coding sequence ATGGCGAAGATCGCACCCCTGAGCGGGTTCCCCGAGCTGCTTCCCGAGGAGCGGGTCGTCGAGCGCGAGGTCATCGCCTCGCTCTCACGGACCTTCGAGCTGCACGGCTTCGCCAACATCGAGACCCGGGTCGTCGAACCCCTCGACCGGCTCGCCAAGGGTGGTGAGATCGACAAGGAGATCTTCGTCCTCCAGCGCCTCGCGGCCGAGCCCGGCGCCAAGGCCGAGCTGGGGATGCACTTCGACCTGACCGTGCCGTTCGCACGCTACGTGCTCGAGAACGCCGGCAAGCTCGACTTCCCCTTCCGCCGCTTCCAGATCCAACCCGCCTGGCGGGGCGAGCGACCCCAGGAGGGGCGCTACCGCCAGTTCACCCAGGCAGACATCGACATCGTCGGTCGCGACACGCTGGGGTTCCACCACGACGTGGAGGTGGTGCGGGTGATGGTCGAGGCACTCGGTGCGCTACCGCTTCCCCCGCTGTCGTTCCAGGTCAACAACCGCAAGCTGATCCAGGGCTTCTATCGCGGCCTCGGCATCGCCGACGTGACGGCTGCGATCAGGGTCATCGACAAGCTCGACAAGCTCCCCGCCGAGGCGGTCGCCGAGCAGCTCGTCGAGCAGGCGGGGGCGACTCCCGAGCAGGCCGAGCAGTGCCTGCAGCTGGCCTCGATCCGGGTCGGTGACACCAGCTTCGTCGACCAGGTGCGCGCACTCGGCGTCGAGGACGACCTGCTCGACGAGGGCCTGCGCGAGCTCGCCGCCGTCATCGACGGGTGCGCCGGGGTGGTCTCCGAGCGCGTCACCGTCGAGGCCAACCTGCGCATCGCGCGCGGCCTCGACTACTACACCGGCACGGTGCTCGAGGTGTTCATGAGCGGCTACGAGCGCCTGAAGTCCGTCGGCGGGGGTGGTCGCTACGACGCGCTCGCCAGTGACGGCAAGACCACCTATCCGGGCGTCGGCGTCTCGTTCGGCGTCTCCCGCACCCTGATCCCGCTCATCGCCGACGGCGTCCTGTCCGGCAGCCGCAAGGTCCCGAGCGCAGTGCTGGTCGCCGTCACCGACGAGGACGGCCGAGATTCCAGTACGGCGGTCGCCACCGCCCTGCGAGCTCGCGACGTCGCCTGTGAGGTGTCCGCCGACGCCGCCAAGTTCGGCAAGCAGATCCGCGCGGCCGAGCGCCGGGGCATCCCGTTCGTCTGGTTCACCCAGGCCGACGGCACCCACCAGGTCAAGGACATCCGGTCCGGCGAGCAGGTCGAGGCTGATCCCTCGAGCTGGACCCCACCCGAAGCAGACCTGCGACCGCAGGTGCTCCGAGCGGGTCAGGACACAGGTTCGCCCGAGTCGCGCACCAGATAG
- the ruvB gene encoding Holliday junction branch migration DNA helicase RuvB, whose product MDWDQDIDETLDDELAESELTPAEAAHFQRLTSADADGDERAVEAALRPRSLDEVVGQTRVRDQLGLVLEAARRRGKAPDHVLLSGPPGLGKTTLAMIVAAEMNVPLRLTSGPAITHAGDLAAILSGLNEGDVLFVDEIHRMSRPAEEMLYLAMEDFRVDVIIGKGPGATAIPLEIPPFTLVGATTRAGLLPGPLRDRFGFTAHLEFYEPHELDRIVHRSAGMLGVDLTPEGSSEIAGRSRGTPRIANRLLRRVRDFAQVRADGVVTIGVARSALELYEVDESGLDRLDRAVLDVLCSRFGGGPVGVSTLAVAVGEERETVEEVAEPFLVRKGFLARTPRGRVATPAAWAHLGLTPPAMPVTDSSLFDDV is encoded by the coding sequence ATGGACTGGGACCAGGACATCGACGAGACCCTCGACGACGAGCTCGCCGAGAGCGAGCTGACTCCGGCCGAGGCAGCGCACTTCCAGCGCCTCACCTCCGCCGACGCCGACGGTGACGAGCGCGCCGTCGAGGCGGCGCTGCGACCGCGCAGCCTCGACGAGGTCGTGGGACAGACGCGCGTGCGCGACCAGCTCGGCCTCGTCCTCGAGGCCGCTCGGCGACGCGGCAAGGCGCCCGACCACGTGCTCCTGTCCGGGCCTCCCGGACTCGGCAAGACCACCCTGGCGATGATCGTGGCCGCCGAGATGAACGTGCCGCTGCGGCTGACGAGCGGCCCGGCCATCACCCACGCCGGTGACCTGGCGGCGATCCTGTCCGGGCTCAACGAGGGCGACGTGCTCTTCGTCGACGAGATCCACCGGATGTCGCGCCCCGCCGAGGAGATGCTCTATCTCGCGATGGAGGACTTCCGGGTCGACGTCATCATCGGCAAGGGCCCGGGCGCCACCGCGATCCCGCTCGAGATCCCGCCCTTCACCCTGGTCGGGGCGACGACCCGCGCCGGGTTGCTGCCCGGGCCGCTGCGTGACCGCTTCGGGTTCACCGCCCACCTCGAGTTCTACGAGCCACACGAGCTCGACCGGATCGTGCACCGCTCGGCCGGGATGCTCGGGGTCGACCTGACCCCCGAGGGTTCCAGCGAGATCGCCGGCCGATCACGCGGCACCCCCCGCATCGCCAACCGGCTGCTGAGACGGGTGCGCGACTTCGCGCAGGTCAGGGCCGACGGCGTGGTCACCATCGGGGTGGCCCGATCGGCGCTGGAGCTCTATGAGGTCGATGAGTCCGGCCTCGACCGACTCGACCGCGCCGTGCTCGACGTGCTGTGCAGCCGCTTCGGCGGCGGCCCGGTCGGGGTCTCCACGCTGGCCGTGGCCGTGGGGGAGGAGCGCGAGACCGTCGAGGAGGTGGCCGAGCCGTTCCTGGTCCGCAAGGGCTTCCTGGCCAGGACTCCCCGCGGGCGGGTCGCGACCCCGGCGGCGTGGGCCCACCTCGGGCTGACCCCGCCCGCGATGCCGGTCACCGACTCGAGCCTCTTCGACGACGTCTGA
- a CDS encoding MBL fold metallo-hydrolase: protein MLIAGFPAGPWGTNCYVVATGPGAECVVVDPGKDATAGVAEVVREHKLKPVSVLVTHGHVDHMWCVAPVAGAYDATAWIHPQDRHLLADPMAGMSRETTQMLLGGSYEWAEPDDVRELADLQELELAGLKFVVDHTPGHTEGSVTFRTPYAEAEISEVMFSGDLLFAGSIGRTDLPGGDHATMLRSLASKVLPLADDIVVLPGHGEQTSIGRERATNPYLQDL, encoded by the coding sequence GTGTTGATCGCCGGCTTCCCCGCTGGGCCCTGGGGCACCAACTGCTATGTCGTCGCCACCGGACCGGGCGCCGAGTGCGTCGTCGTCGACCCCGGAAAGGACGCCACGGCCGGCGTGGCGGAGGTGGTGCGCGAGCACAAGCTCAAGCCCGTCTCCGTGCTCGTCACCCACGGTCACGTCGACCACATGTGGTGCGTGGCCCCGGTCGCTGGTGCCTATGACGCCACTGCCTGGATACACCCCCAGGACCGGCACCTGCTGGCTGACCCGATGGCGGGAATGAGCCGCGAGACGACCCAGATGCTGCTGGGGGGCAGCTATGAGTGGGCGGAGCCCGACGACGTCCGCGAGCTCGCGGACCTCCAGGAGCTCGAGCTCGCGGGCCTGAAGTTCGTGGTCGACCACACGCCGGGTCACACCGAGGGCTCGGTCACCTTCCGCACGCCGTACGCCGAGGCGGAGATCAGCGAGGTCATGTTCTCCGGCGACCTGCTGTTCGCCGGTTCGATCGGCCGCACCGACCTCCCCGGGGGTGATCACGCCACGATGCTGCGCAGCCTGGCATCCAAGGTGCTGCCCCTGGCCGACGACATCGTGGTCCTGCCCGGCCACGGCGAGCAGACGTCCATCGGCCGGGAGCGGGCGACCAACCCCTACCTCCAGGACCTCTGA
- a CDS encoding RelA/SpoT family protein, producing MRARLARIGAKPPTGNPVLEPLLRSVRANHPKADVALIERAYAVAEQMHGTQMRKSGDPYITHPLAVTTILADIGMTEPTLVAALLHDTVEDTPYTLEELRKDFGDEVAVLVDGVTKLDKVQYGDSAQAETIRKMIVAMSRDIRVLVIKLADRLHNMRTLRYLKSETQERKARETLDIYAPLAHRLGMNTLKWELEDLAFATLHPKMYDEIVRLVADRAPSRDQFLAEVIAGVEADLREAKIKAKVTGRPKHYYSIYQKMIVGGREFSDIYDLVGIRVLVEEDRDCYSVLGVLHSRWNPVLGRFKDYVAMPKFNMYQSLHTTVIGPQGKPVELQIRTFAMHRRAEYGVAAHWKYKEGAKAGTTTDPRSGSAQAGDDMTWLRQLLDWQQEVEDPGEFLESLRFEMNRAQVYVFTPRGDVIPLPVEATPVDFAYAVHTEVGHHTIGARVNGRLVALESQLDNGDVVEVFTSKAPSAGPSQDWLNFVKSPRARSKIRQWFTKERREEAIERGKDQIGRQIRKEGLPLKRLMTHESLMQAAAHFNHDDVSALYAAVGEGNLSAQAVVRRVIDLHGGNDGAAEDLAEGVTITKRSRSAASSTDSGVVVKGVDDLWVKLAKCCTPVPGDPILGFVTKGGGVSVHRKNCTNAASLELQPERVLEVEWAPTSQSTFLVNIMVEALDRARLLSDITIALSDAHVNILSASLSTTRDRVAKSRFTFEMADASHLDSVLRAVRGIPGVFDAYRVTS from the coding sequence ATGCGGGCGCGGCTCGCTCGCATCGGCGCGAAGCCGCCCACCGGCAACCCGGTCCTGGAACCGTTGCTGCGCTCGGTGCGGGCCAACCACCCCAAGGCCGACGTCGCGCTGATCGAGCGTGCCTATGCCGTCGCCGAGCAGATGCACGGCACGCAGATGCGCAAGAGCGGCGACCCCTACATCACCCACCCGCTCGCCGTGACCACGATCCTGGCCGACATCGGCATGACCGAGCCCACCTTGGTGGCCGCACTGCTCCACGACACGGTCGAGGACACGCCCTACACCCTCGAGGAGCTGCGCAAGGACTTCGGCGACGAGGTGGCGGTGCTGGTCGACGGAGTGACCAAGCTCGACAAGGTGCAGTACGGCGACTCGGCCCAGGCCGAGACCATCCGCAAGATGATCGTCGCGATGTCGCGCGACATCCGGGTGCTCGTGATCAAGCTCGCCGACCGGCTCCACAACATGCGCACGCTTCGCTACCTCAAGTCCGAGACCCAGGAGCGCAAGGCCCGCGAGACCCTCGACATCTATGCCCCGCTGGCGCACCGCCTCGGCATGAACACCCTCAAGTGGGAGCTGGAGGACCTCGCCTTCGCCACGCTCCACCCGAAGATGTATGACGAGATCGTCCGGCTCGTCGCCGACCGGGCGCCCTCGCGCGACCAGTTCCTTGCCGAGGTGATCGCCGGCGTCGAGGCCGACCTGCGGGAGGCCAAGATCAAGGCCAAGGTCACCGGGCGGCCCAAGCACTACTACTCGATCTACCAGAAGATGATCGTCGGCGGCCGTGAGTTCTCCGACATCTACGACCTGGTCGGCATCCGCGTCCTCGTCGAGGAGGACCGCGACTGCTACTCGGTCCTCGGTGTCCTGCACTCGCGGTGGAACCCGGTGCTGGGGCGGTTCAAGGACTACGTCGCGATGCCGAAGTTCAACATGTACCAGTCCCTCCACACGACCGTGATCGGGCCGCAGGGCAAGCCCGTTGAGCTGCAGATCCGCACCTTCGCGATGCACCGCCGCGCCGAATACGGTGTCGCGGCCCACTGGAAGTACAAGGAGGGCGCGAAGGCCGGCACGACCACGGACCCGCGCTCGGGGTCCGCCCAGGCGGGCGACGACATGACGTGGCTGCGCCAGCTCCTGGACTGGCAGCAGGAGGTCGAGGACCCGGGCGAGTTCCTGGAGTCGCTGCGGTTCGAGATGAACCGGGCGCAGGTCTATGTCTTCACTCCGCGAGGCGACGTGATCCCGCTGCCCGTCGAGGCCACGCCGGTCGACTTCGCCTACGCCGTACACACCGAGGTGGGACACCACACCATCGGCGCCCGGGTCAACGGTCGGCTGGTCGCGCTGGAGTCACAGCTCGACAACGGCGACGTGGTGGAGGTCTTCACCTCGAAGGCACCCAGCGCCGGTCCGTCGCAGGACTGGCTCAACTTCGTGAAGTCCCCGCGGGCGCGCTCCAAGATCCGTCAGTGGTTCACCAAGGAGCGCCGCGAGGAAGCGATCGAGCGGGGCAAGGACCAGATCGGTCGCCAGATCCGCAAGGAGGGGCTCCCGCTCAAGCGGTTGATGACGCACGAGTCGCTGATGCAGGCGGCCGCCCACTTCAACCACGACGACGTCTCGGCGCTCTATGCCGCGGTGGGCGAGGGCAACCTCAGCGCGCAGGCGGTCGTACGCCGAGTCATCGACCTGCACGGTGGCAACGACGGGGCGGCCGAGGACCTCGCCGAGGGCGTCACGATCACCAAGCGCTCCCGGTCGGCTGCGAGCAGCACCGACTCCGGTGTCGTGGTCAAGGGCGTCGACGACCTCTGGGTCAAGCTCGCGAAGTGCTGCACCCCGGTTCCCGGCGACCCGATCCTGGGCTTCGTCACCAAGGGCGGGGGAGTGTCGGTCCACCGCAAGAACTGCACCAACGCCGCCAGCCTGGAGCTCCAGCCCGAACGGGTCCTGGAGGTCGAGTGGGCGCCGACGTCGCAGTCGACGTTCCTGGTCAACATCATGGTCGAGGCCCTCGACCGTGCGCGCCTCCTCTCCGACATCACGATCGCGCTCTCCGACGCGCACGTGAACATCCTCAGCGCCTCGCTCTCCACCACCCGCGACCGCGTCGCCAAGAGCCGCTTCACCTTCGAGATGGCCGACGCCTCCCACCTCGACAGCGTGCTCCGCGCCGTCCGCGGCATCCCGGGCGTCTTCGACGCCTACCGCGTCACCAGCTGA
- a CDS encoding DUF349 domain-containing protein: MSADKQSDWGRVAEDGTVYVKTSDGERTVGQYPEGTPEEALKFYTDRFDALAFEVHLLEQRIAAGKLAPEESITRVKALREQVVEANAVGDLTGLAAKLDATAPLIALQREAKRAEKAKRTAESKVEKERIVAEAEKLAQGNDWRAGANRLRDLLDEWKALPRLDKPTDDTLWKRFSGARTTYTRRRKAHFAEEHERRDSARVMKERLAKEAEALASSTEWGPTAGKYRDLMRDWKAAGPAPRDIDDELWKRFRGAQDAFFGARDAANAELDQEFAANAEVKEQLLVEAEKLVPVTDLDAAKKAFRDLADRWDAAGKVPRDRMKDLEGRMRKVEQAIRAVEDDQWKRTDPEKSARADDIVAKLEAGIAEEQAKLDKAQAAGDSARVKQLEDSVANKQAFLDMARRAASDFS; encoded by the coding sequence ATGAGCGCCGACAAGCAGTCCGACTGGGGCCGGGTGGCCGAGGACGGCACCGTCTATGTCAAGACGTCCGACGGGGAACGCACCGTGGGGCAGTACCCCGAGGGGACTCCCGAAGAGGCGCTGAAGTTCTACACCGACCGCTTCGACGCGCTCGCCTTCGAGGTGCACCTCCTCGAGCAGCGCATCGCCGCGGGCAAGCTCGCTCCCGAGGAGTCGATCACCCGGGTCAAGGCGCTGCGCGAGCAGGTCGTCGAGGCCAACGCGGTGGGCGACCTGACCGGGCTGGCCGCCAAGCTCGACGCCACCGCCCCGCTGATCGCGCTCCAGCGTGAGGCCAAGCGTGCCGAGAAGGCCAAGCGCACCGCTGAGTCGAAGGTGGAGAAGGAGCGCATCGTCGCCGAGGCGGAGAAGCTCGCCCAGGGCAACGACTGGCGCGCCGGTGCCAACCGGCTGCGTGACCTGCTCGACGAGTGGAAGGCACTCCCCCGCCTCGACAAGCCGACGGACGACACGCTGTGGAAGCGCTTCAGTGGCGCGCGCACCACCTACACGCGACGCCGCAAGGCCCACTTCGCCGAGGAGCACGAGCGTCGCGACAGTGCTCGCGTCATGAAGGAACGCCTGGCCAAGGAGGCCGAGGCGCTGGCGAGCTCGACCGAGTGGGGACCGACCGCAGGCAAGTATCGCGACCTCATGCGCGACTGGAAGGCCGCCGGACCTGCACCACGCGACATCGACGACGAGCTGTGGAAGCGCTTCCGTGGCGCCCAGGACGCCTTCTTCGGCGCCCGCGACGCCGCCAACGCCGAGCTCGACCAGGAGTTCGCCGCCAATGCCGAGGTCAAGGAACAGCTCCTCGTCGAGGCCGAGAAGCTCGTGCCCGTCACTGACCTCGATGCCGCCAAGAAGGCCTTCCGCGACCTGGCCGACAGGTGGGACGCAGCCGGCAAGGTGCCGCGCGACCGGATGAAGGACCTCGAGGGCCGCATGCGCAAGGTCGAGCAGGCCATCCGTGCTGTCGAGGATGACCAGTGGAAGCGCACCGACCCCGAGAAGTCCGCGCGCGCCGACGACATCGTCGCCAAGCTCGAGGCGGGCATCGCCGAGGAGCAGGCGAAGCTGGACAAGGCGCAGGCCGCCGGTGACTCCGCCAGGGTCAAGCAGCTCGAGGACTCCGTCGCCAACAAGCAGGCGTTCCTCGACATGGCTCGCCGGGCTGCCTCCGACTTCAGCTGA
- the yajC gene encoding preprotein translocase subunit YajC codes for MNDLASFLPLVALALLFWLLIVRPASRRQKATAKLQAELQPGQRVMLTSGIYGTVQSLTEDTALLQIAEGTVIEVVRGAIGAVDSPQAGTTDPETLA; via the coding sequence TTGAACGACCTCGCCTCATTCCTGCCCCTCGTCGCGCTCGCGCTGCTCTTCTGGCTGCTGATCGTGCGTCCGGCCTCGCGCCGGCAGAAGGCGACCGCGAAGCTCCAGGCAGAGCTGCAGCCCGGCCAGCGCGTGATGCTGACGTCGGGGATCTATGGCACCGTCCAGTCCTTGACCGAGGACACCGCGCTGCTCCAGATCGCCGAAGGAACAGTCATCGAGGTCGTGCGCGGCGCGATCGGCGCCGTCGACTCGCCCCAGGCGGGCACGACCGATCCCGAAACGCTCGCCTGA
- a CDS encoding adenine phosphoribosyltransferase — MARLVVDVPDHPTPGVVFKDITPLLADHDGFSAVTAALADLGRDAAGAFVDKVVGMEARGFILAAPVALALGTGFVPVRKPGKLPRETHEVAFSLEYGDATLQIHRDSITPGDRVLLVDDVLATGGTVAATRELVEACGGTCVGVAVLMELGFLGGRSKLGDLPVSAITTV; from the coding sequence ATGGCGCGCCTGGTGGTCGACGTCCCCGACCACCCCACGCCCGGCGTGGTGTTCAAGGACATCACCCCGCTGCTGGCCGACCACGACGGCTTCAGCGCCGTCACGGCGGCCCTCGCCGACCTCGGTCGCGACGCGGCTGGAGCGTTCGTCGACAAGGTCGTCGGGATGGAGGCGCGTGGCTTCATCCTCGCGGCCCCGGTCGCGCTCGCGCTCGGCACCGGCTTCGTGCCGGTCCGCAAACCCGGCAAGCTGCCGCGCGAGACGCACGAGGTGGCCTTCTCCCTGGAATACGGCGACGCCACCCTCCAGATCCACCGCGACTCCATCACCCCCGGAGACCGGGTCCTGCTGGTCGACGACGTGCTGGCCACCGGTGGCACCGTCGCGGCCACCCGGGAGCTGGTCGAGGCCTGTGGCGGGACGTGTGTCGGCGTCGCCGTACTCATGGAGCTCGGCTTCCTCGGCGGCCGGTCCAAGCTCGGCGACCTGCCGGTCAGCGCGATCACCACCGTCTAG